CTGGAATTGTGGTatttggggctctatggagcagctgctgagctgggaggtCCAGCAGGGGATGTTCGAATGTGCTTTGCCATCCCTTCACCATTCTTTGCCCACAGCAgtggtgccccatccatggaggtgccTCAAGCtgtggatgggccctgggcagcctgagctggaggGATCCAGCCTACATTGGGATGGGGGGCTGTGAGGacccctccaacccaaccatgcaGCGGGGtctctggttttgctttgtccCCAGATGCCCCCAGTGCTTTCACCCACTGACACCCCCCAGTGCTGCTTGTGGCACTGCCCAGCTGAGTGCACCGTGCTGCCAGAAGGGCATTGTTTTGTCCTCACAGCCCCAACCCCTCTCAGCAGCTGGCTCCCAGCCCTTACCATTCACATGCTCCAATTCCCCACTCCCTGAGACCCGCACCATCCAGCAGGAAGCGGTTCCCAAACTGTTTACCATGTTTATGCTTCCTCTGCTCAAGGACGATCTTCCCTCACCCCCTCACACCTGGGAGTGAACGTGAAATAAAGGTTATCcttggggagaaaaacaagccaTGTGGCTCAACGGCTGTGTTGCTGTTTTGATGCCTATCTCATTCCCTCCCCGGTCTCAGAGCTGTGTTGGGCACAAAGGGGTGACCGAGGCTTGGGAGCTGCTCCACCCCTCGTGCTATTTACACCAAACACGTGCCCTGCATGCAGAAGGTGCATTAaaggcagggcagcagctgcagcgaggcagcagcactggggctgtgtgcagtgtgtgcatgcTGCAGGTGGGGCTCAGCCTGCCCCATGCCCCTGAAGGGGCGGCCAGAgccttccctgcagagctggatggggatggtggagatggcagcagcactgagcaaggTGAGTGAGCACCATACTGGGGATGGGGCCTGGGCTGGGGATATCTCCTAGGCCAGGTGCCTGCAGCCAGGTGGGCTCAGTGTGGTGGTACTTGTGGCTTCTCTCCTACAGCAAGTACAGGGGCAATTTGTGAATCACGACAGTACTCAGGCGTATGAATAACCCTGCTCCATCCCCTCTGTTTTATCCTGTTTTTTTATGGCCATGTGGCTGTGCTGAGTGTTCCTGTGTGACCCCCCGTGTTTTCAGCCTGGTGTTCTGCCTGAGTCCCAGCCcggctgctcagagcaggatgggatgccctgcagagctgagctggctgGGCTGAGCCTGAGCAGGAGCCGAACTGAGCCAGCACGGTGCAAGCAGACCCGGACCCAGCCACCTGCGTGTGGCACTGTGTCTATGGCCAGGCTGTCCCTGGGTGTCCCCCTCGATCCAGAGCAGAGAGGTGCACAATACCAGTACCACAGGTGGGAGCTGAATCCCCCTCACATCTGAGTGAGCACATCTAACATGATACACCAGATAATTAAGGTGTGTGCTAACTGGCTGTATCCTGTTGGCTATTAGGTTCCTGGCACAACTCCGATGGAAACAAGTGGGACgcagggctgagcccagcaTTAACCCCAAGGAAAATACCTCTGCTTTCTCCCTAGGAGGAGCTCAAACCCTGCTCACAGCGCTGCTCTGTGTGAAGCCATTCCCACCGCCAGAGGCTTCGCACAAGACCGTGCTGGGCAACCTGTCTGGGTTCATGGGGCACACGGGGACATGGGGCACAGGGACATGGAGAACATGGACCTGCTGAGCCCCCAAGGGATGGGGGCCATTCTGTCCTATCTCTTAGCAGGGAGGAGGTGGGTGCAGTGTCAGATTAAAGCTCTTTGTCCcgcagtgctgctcagctcctctCCCATCACCGTGGTGGTCACACCAGAGGATGACTCATGGCACATTAGTGGCTCCTGTGCAGGCAATGGGCAGTTTGTGGACTGGGACCAGATGCCAGAggtggagcagcaggcagatcCACCCGAGGACACGCTCAGCCGACCCCTCAAGGAGCTGAAGAAGCTGGCAAGGGAGGGCTGCTGGGCCACCAGCCGcacactgagagctgcagcttatcagcagctgtgccagcgtGTCGCCTGCCGCCTTGTCACCCCTGATGCCCTGGTGTATGGGGATGTGGCCATGCGGCTCTTtggaaagcacagctccagctcccaccCGCTGCCCGATTTCCTTGGGGGGTGCCCCCTGCCCACGTACTGCCTTAACATGGATGGGGTCGTGGCGCTGAAGAAGATCCTCATCTGCATCGGCAACTTGTTCCCCGACATCACCTACAGCCCCGCGCTGCCTTCACtggtggctctgctgctgcactaCAGTGAGGACGAGGCTCAGTGCTTCGAGAACATCTCCCGCCTCATTGCCAGCAATGCCCCTCACACCAGCTACATTGACCAGTCCTTCCTGGCCCACCAGGCTTCCTGCATGACGTTTGGGGACCTGGCCAACAAGCACTGCCAGGCAGCGCACAAGCTGATAGCCAGCGTGTCCGAGAACGTCTTTGAGGTGTACTCTGAGTGGCTGTCCTGGCTCTTCCGTGACCTCCCCTTCAGCTACGCCATCCGTGTGTTTGATGTCTTCCTGCTGGAGGGGCAGAAGGTGCTGTACCGCATCGCGCTGGCCCTGCTGAAGCAGTACAGGCTGTcagtgagctctgcagagcaggaggggacCGACACCAAGGCAGAACTGCAGGCCTTTGTGCAGAACATTGCCCAGCACATCACTGTTGACAAGCTCTTGGAGAGAGCGTTTGGCATCCGGCTGTTCTCCCGCAAGGAAATCTGGTTGCTGCAGATGGCCAACAGGAAAGCACTGATGGAGAGGGGCATCACCATGGTGCAGGGCAGGTAGGAAGCTGGCCTGTTTGCCTGCAGTGCCAATGATGCTTTTGGGGTGAAGTGGGCAAGCAATGGGTTCCAGTAGGAATGGAGCACAGGGGAGCTCCAGTGGGATCATGTACCCCCCAGTGGTGCATAACAGCACATTAGGGGTATGCCAGCTGAGCACTAACCCACTCCTCCCTCCCACAGGCAGTCCTTCCACCTGGCTGTGGACATGCAGAGCTTCAGCTCCAGCATTGTATCAGCTCAGGAGATGCGCATCATCTGGTCCTGGATCCCCGAGCGcttctccctcttccccccactgctgctcttcacCACCTCAGAAGATGGGTACAGCCTGCAGAGGTGAGCACCATCTGCCTGGGGGGCTGGGTCAGACAGACAGACATAACACTGGGTAAGGGGCTGCTCTAATGCTTGGCATAGTGGCCATGCTTGCACTATAAGCATGCCCTCAGCTCAGGGGAGATGAGCAAGGGCCCCACATCTAAatgtcccagccccatagagggaAGCCCTGCAGTATTTCACCTtaccacagcagcactggggctcaCAGGGTGGGTGTCAGGCAGGAGCTTGGGCTCCAGGTGGATGAGAAGCACATAAAGAATAAATGCAAGCTTGCTCCATGGGGCATCCCCCCGAGCCTGGTGCTGAGAGTACGTGGGTGGATTTAATGTTTGGATTTATGTGAGCCATTACCCGCACTGCTGAGCAAAACCGATGCCTTGAGAAATCCCAAAGCCAACTCCCCAATGCTGGCAGCAACAGAGGAGCTGCCTCAGCTCAGTCCCTGGTCTCAGCCTTGCACCAACGCAGCCTCCTTGTGCACCCCCAGGTTTTACTCGTGCTGTGAAGGTTATGAACCGACGGTGCTGCTCCTAAAAACAACAGAGGGGGAGGTAAGTATTTCCTGTGCATTGaggtgggctgtgctgtgtgacagaGGAAGGTGCCCCT
The Coturnix japonica isolate 7356 chromosome 18, Coturnix japonica 2.1, whole genome shotgun sequence DNA segment above includes these coding regions:
- the LOC107322252 gene encoding TBC1 domain family member 24-like, which translates into the protein MLQVGLSLPHAPEGAARAFPAELDGDGGDGSSTEQVLLSSSPITVVVTPEDDSWHISGSCAGNGQFVDWDQMPEVEQQADPPEDTLSRPLKELKKLAREGCWATSRTLRAAAYQQLCQRVACRLVTPDALVYGDVAMRLFGKHSSSSHPLPDFLGGCPLPTYCLNMDGVVALKKILICIGNLFPDITYSPALPSLVALLLHYSEDEAQCFENISRLIASNAPHTSYIDQSFLAHQASCMTFGDLANKHCQAAHKLIASVSENVFEVYSEWLSWLFRDLPFSYAIRVFDVFLLEGQKVLYRIALALLKQYRLSVSSAEQEGTDTKAELQAFVQNIAQHITVDKLLERAFGIRLFSRKEIWLLQMANRKALMERGITMVQGRQSFHLAVDMQSFSSSIVSAQEMRIIWSWIPERFSLFPPLLLFTTSEDGYSLQRFYSCCEGYEPTVLLLKTTEGEVCGAFLSSDWSERKKNGLTSGFFGTGECFVFTVRPEMERYEWVFIKKPELAKAMPRSRQRSPSPIPTPLLSSSPHSRSASPNLLTVPAPQRKGRLSPFLAIRHFLLPSKTASMFMSGSRDGIVIGGGGGQALSLDANLLWGRTEPCETFDNPPLCQENFKVQLLEVWGFQNT